In the genome of Candidatus Nitrosotenuis sp. DW1, one region contains:
- a CDS encoding glucose-1-phosphate thymidylyltransferase, giving the protein MKGIILHGGHGTRLRPLTHTGPKQLLPIANKPMSQYCLESLRDGGITDIAIIIGGIGSNKVQEYYGSGENFGVKITYVNQDLPRGIAHAIQLCKEFVGNEKFVVFLGDNILKKSISGYVSRFQQSDASASILLCEVNNPTQFGIADVKDGVIKKIMEKPKNPPTNLAVTGIYLLTPTIFDIIDRLKPSWRNEYEITDALQMLLEEGHKIVYDMVTDYWKDTGTPDDIIHANEVILSGMTPYFHGTKEDGVLISGNVMIDDGVIIKNGTQIIGPVIIGKGCIIGPNTHIGPNTSIGDNSKLSKCNIENSIIMSRCNIDGDVKIRNSIIAFNSEIVQTDNAESKVFLLGEGTKISL; this is encoded by the coding sequence ACAATATTGCTTAGAATCACTCAGAGATGGAGGAATTACAGATATTGCTATAATTATTGGTGGTATAGGTTCGAATAAGGTACAAGAATATTACGGTTCTGGGGAAAATTTTGGTGTAAAGATCACCTATGTTAATCAAGATCTTCCCCGCGGTATCGCTCATGCCATACAATTATGCAAAGAGTTTGTCGGAAATGAAAAATTTGTTGTTTTTTTGGGAGACAATATTTTAAAGAAAAGCATTTCAGGCTATGTTTCAAGATTTCAACAATCAGATGCGAGTGCATCAATTTTGTTGTGTGAAGTGAACAATCCAACACAGTTTGGAATTGCAGACGTAAAAGACGGAGTGATTAAAAAAATAATGGAAAAACCGAAAAATCCGCCTACAAATCTTGCGGTAACTGGAATCTATCTTCTTACTCCTACAATATTTGACATAATAGACAGGCTAAAACCATCCTGGAGAAACGAGTATGAAATAACAGATGCGTTGCAAATGCTTTTGGAAGAAGGACACAAAATTGTTTATGACATGGTAACTGATTATTGGAAGGATACTGGCACTCCAGATGACATCATACATGCAAACGAGGTAATATTGAGTGGTATGACGCCTTATTTTCATGGTACCAAGGAGGATGGTGTTTTGATAAGCGGCAATGTTATGATTGATGATGGAGTTATAATCAAAAATGGTACACAGATAATTGGTCCTGTCATCATAGGTAAAGGGTGTATAATTGGCCCCAATACCCATATCGGTCCAAATACTAGTATCGGAGATAATTCCAAACTTTCAAAGTGTAATATTGAAAATTCTATTATCATGTCTAGATGCAACATTGACGGCGACGTTAAAATACGAAACAGTATCATCGCATTTAATTCCGAAATTGTTCAAACCGATAATGCGGAGAGTAAAGTATTCCTTTTAGGGGAAGGAACGAAGATTTCACTTTAA
- a CDS encoding glycosyltransferase family 2 protein, translated as MSEVPNPLVSIIILNYNAGKLLLNCVESVIKTNYSNLEIVVVDNASKDQSHLICKEKFAKIRLVENKENLGYCEGNNVGIRQANGEFVVILNPDTIVSPNWLAEIFSAYKKNGDGLYQPKILSLYENNVIQSTGNMLHLFGFGFARDKGVPNSNQRNEIEQIGYASGTCLFTSMNVIKKIGLLDSFLFLYHDDLDLGWRAAQIGIKSYYVPNSVIYHAESYSLKWSSKKFFWLERNRRYCLLTHYSKDTYKKMQSSLILVEMMVWLFYLSKGFLGAKIRVELDMIKNKNQIANKYNEIESKKIIPDKELIKLFPDEIFVPKNVSGKAGSKTFNTILSLLSKRAKRSILS; from the coding sequence TTGTCAGAAGTTCCAAATCCACTAGTAAGCATAATAATCTTGAATTACAATGCGGGAAAACTTCTGTTAAATTGTGTAGAATCTGTCATTAAGACGAACTATAGCAACCTTGAGATCGTCGTAGTTGATAACGCTTCAAAAGATCAAAGTCATCTGATATGCAAAGAAAAATTTGCAAAGATCAGACTCGTTGAAAACAAAGAAAATTTGGGTTATTGTGAGGGAAATAATGTTGGAATTAGACAGGCTAATGGGGAATTTGTGGTCATATTAAATCCAGATACCATAGTATCACCAAACTGGCTTGCAGAGATATTTTCTGCATATAAAAAAAATGGAGACGGTCTTTATCAGCCAAAGATTCTTTCTCTTTACGAAAATAATGTCATACAAAGTACTGGAAACATGCTACATTTGTTTGGATTCGGGTTTGCAAGAGACAAAGGAGTGCCAAATAGCAATCAGCGTAATGAAATAGAACAAATCGGTTATGCTTCTGGAACATGTCTGTTTACATCAATGAATGTTATAAAGAAGATTGGTCTTTTAGATTCCTTTTTGTTTTTGTATCATGACGATCTCGATTTAGGATGGAGAGCGGCGCAGATTGGAATAAAATCGTACTATGTCCCAAATTCAGTCATATATCATGCAGAAAGTTACAGCTTAAAGTGGAGTTCTAAAAAATTTTTCTGGCTGGAAAGAAATAGAAGATATTGCCTTTTGACTCATTATTCCAAAGATACTTACAAAAAAATGCAATCCTCTTTGATATTGGTAGAGATGATGGTGTGGTTGTTTTATTTGTCAAAAGGATTTCTTGGCGCAAAGATAAGAGTAGAGCTCGACATGATCAAGAACAAAAACCAAATAGCAAATAAATACAACGAGATTGAAAGTAAGAAAATCATCCCAGATAAGGAATTGATAAAATTATTCCCTGATGAAATTTTTGTACCAAAAAATGTCTCAGGAAAAGCAGGCAGTAAGACATTCAATACCATATTATCATTACTCAGTAAGAGAGCTAAGCGATCAATTTTATCTTGA
- a CDS encoding holo-ACP synthase: MIEKLGIGIDIVNVEQFKKISYSAKPNFYKKIFLSSEIKYCLKYKDPYPHFAGKFAVKEAVKKSINEQILMLNIETSHSNSKPIVKLSGKWQKKYQFLASISHEKKLAVGIVISEKVS; this comes from the coding sequence ATGATTGAAAAACTTGGGATTGGAATAGATATAGTTAATGTAGAGCAATTTAAAAAAATTTCATATTCAGCAAAACCAAATTTTTACAAGAAAATCTTTCTTTCATCTGAGATAAAGTATTGTTTAAAATACAAGGATCCATATCCACATTTTGCGGGAAAATTTGCAGTCAAAGAGGCAGTCAAAAAATCAATTAATGAACAAATTTTGATGCTGAATATAGAAACATCTCATTCTAATTCAAAACCAATTGTCAAATTAAGCGGAAAATGGCAAAAAAAATATCAGTTTCTTGCATCTATATCACATGAAAAAAAACTTGCCGTGGGAATTGTAATCTCGGAAAAAGTTAGCTGA
- a CDS encoding MaoC family dehydratase: protein MTEQPTEYKFDEIKLGIKAQFAVKIDESIINEFARISGDHNPLHVDERYAVKTQFGKRVCHGMLLASFFSRLVGMYIPGKNSLYFSQTLNFQLPCFVGDEVIIEGEVIDTSRSTRIITIKTAAYNQLGKCLVDGIAKVIVREDNSK from the coding sequence ATGACTGAACAGCCAACAGAATACAAATTTGACGAAATTAAGTTGGGAATAAAAGCCCAATTTGCAGTAAAGATTGACGAGTCAATAATAAATGAATTCGCACGGATCTCAGGCGACCATAACCCATTACATGTAGATGAGAGATATGCGGTCAAAACTCAGTTTGGTAAAAGAGTATGTCATGGCATGTTGTTGGCTTCTTTTTTTTCACGGCTGGTTGGAATGTATATTCCTGGCAAAAACTCATTGTATTTTTCACAAACCCTGAATTTCCAACTGCCCTGCTTTGTTGGCGACGAAGTCATAATAGAGGGTGAAGTCATTGATACAAGCCGATCAACTAGAATAATAACAATCAAAACTGCTGCTTACAACCAATTGGGAAAATGCCTTGTGGACGGAATCGCTAAAGTTATAGTAAGAGAAGATAACTCCAAATAA
- a CDS encoding acyl carrier protein codes for MSKKLYSLVAKVMNVTSSDINDESGPESVESWTSFKGYVLLYELENEFKVKFTIDEAMDVKKIADIKRHLRNHGIILND; via the coding sequence ATGTCAAAGAAACTCTATAGTCTTGTAGCAAAGGTGATGAATGTAACATCTTCAGATATCAACGACGAATCAGGTCCTGAATCCGTAGAAAGCTGGACATCCTTTAAGGGCTATGTCTTACTGTATGAACTTGAAAATGAATTTAAGGTAAAATTCACAATTGATGAGGCGATGGATGTAAAGAAAATAGCAGACATCAAAAGACACTTGAGAAATCATGGGATAATCCTAAATGACTGA
- a CDS encoding HAD-IIIC family phosphatase — translation MTTEQKLSYYINKASELTKKSFEKKIRIGILCSFTINGLEESIRVKSSEKNISCITYVGDYNQYNQEILNKESSLYKFSPEVTFLIIDTRNILGDLFHFPYSISESERKNFVEKKLKEIQDLANTFVSRTKSKLIIANFSVPTYSPYGIFETKTEYGFHKMIEDMNSRLSDFFTNSDSVYVYDFDGFVSLHGEENIFDYKQFFFGDMKISLDYIPYLANDLMSYVIGHLGLSKKCIVLDLDNTLWGGIVGEDGFNGIRLGPEPPGNAYVEFQRILLSLYQRGIILAINSKNNYDDAIKVIKEHPYMILREEHFASMRINWNDKVSNMKEIASELNISTDSMVFLDDDPVNREYMRLSMPQVLTVELPEDSSQYADTIKKMNELSVLSITNEDGQRGKMYLEQRKRNDLERSTSDLDSFLKQLDLKVLIKNANEFTIPRISQLTLKTNQFNLTTKRYQESDIQKFSEDNKYLVGCAQVEDKFGDNGITGVFIVHKDNTKEWTIDTFLLSCRVMGREVEKGMLGYIVDKAKENGIEQIKAQFIPTQKNKAIEDFLPNCGFQRVGDYWVYNLKSQFIIPDCLTISTE, via the coding sequence ATGACCACCGAACAAAAATTATCATACTATATCAACAAGGCTAGTGAGCTAACAAAGAAGTCATTTGAAAAAAAAATACGTATTGGGATACTTTGTAGCTTTACCATAAATGGTCTTGAAGAATCCATACGAGTCAAATCCTCAGAAAAAAACATTAGTTGCATTACATATGTGGGAGACTACAATCAATATAACCAAGAAATTCTAAACAAAGAAAGTAGCCTTTACAAGTTTTCCCCGGAAGTCACATTTCTGATAATTGATACGAGAAACATACTGGGTGATCTTTTTCATTTTCCATACTCCATATCTGAGTCAGAAAGAAAGAATTTTGTTGAAAAAAAATTAAAAGAAATACAGGATCTGGCTAATACCTTTGTCAGCAGAACAAAATCCAAACTAATTATAGCAAACTTTAGTGTACCAACATATTCTCCGTACGGAATATTTGAAACAAAAACAGAATATGGATTCCATAAAATGATCGAGGACATGAACAGTAGATTATCGGATTTTTTTACAAATTCTGATTCTGTTTACGTGTATGATTTTGACGGCTTTGTATCACTACATGGAGAAGAAAATATTTTTGATTACAAGCAGTTTTTCTTTGGAGATATGAAAATCTCACTTGACTATATACCGTATCTGGCAAATGATCTGATGAGCTATGTCATTGGTCATTTAGGATTATCGAAAAAATGCATAGTGCTGGACTTGGATAATACCTTATGGGGGGGAATAGTAGGTGAGGATGGATTCAACGGAATCAGATTAGGACCAGAACCTCCTGGGAACGCATATGTAGAATTTCAACGAATTCTGCTTTCGCTTTATCAGCGTGGAATAATTCTTGCAATAAACAGTAAAAACAACTATGATGATGCGATCAAGGTCATAAAGGAACACCCATACATGATTCTAAGAGAGGAACACTTTGCCTCAATGAGAATCAACTGGAATGACAAGGTATCTAATATGAAAGAAATTGCAAGCGAATTGAACATAAGTACAGATAGTATGGTGTTTTTAGATGATGATCCAGTAAATCGAGAATACATGAGGCTAAGCATGCCACAAGTCCTAACAGTTGAATTGCCAGAAGATTCCTCACAATATGCCGATACGATCAAAAAAATGAATGAATTGAGCGTACTTAGTATAACCAACGAGGATGGGCAACGCGGCAAAATGTATCTTGAACAACGCAAAAGAAATGATCTTGAACGATCTACTTCAGATCTTGACAGCTTCCTAAAACAGCTTGATCTAAAGGTGTTGATAAAAAATGCTAACGAATTTACAATTCCAAGAATCTCTCAACTCACACTAAAGACAAATCAATTCAATCTCACAACAAAGCGATATCAAGAATCCGATATTCAAAAATTCTCTGAGGATAACAAATATCTTGTTGGATGTGCACAAGTGGAAGACAAATTTGGTGACAATGGAATTACTGGCGTCTTTATCGTGCATAAAGATAATACAAAAGAATGGACTATCGATACATTTCTTTTAAGCTGTCGTGTTATGGGAAGAGAAGTGGAAAAAGGAATGCTTGGATATATTGTTGACAAAGCAAAGGAAAATGGAATTGAACAAATAAAAGCCCAGTTCATTCCCACACAAAAAAATAAAGCAATTGAGGACTTTTTACCTAATTGTGGCTTCCAAAGAGTCGGAGATTATTGGGTCTACAACTTAAAATCACAATTCATAATACCAGATTGCCTTACAATCAGTACTGAATAA
- a CDS encoding acyltransferase: MKDEQGAFSTNEVELLEYYGLRGSLGKTRLRFKFLRTWILHCLAYSSPDSGFAIKMQRMRGVEIGKNCHLSPYVLIDLLYPQLIKIENNVTIGSNTLIFAHVNPTANPFLKKLYPRKVKPVNIKSGAVLFPGCIITAGVTIGENSMIGAGSVIAEDIPDHCIVIGNPARIVKKIDH, encoded by the coding sequence ATGAAAGACGAACAAGGTGCTTTTTCCACAAACGAAGTAGAGCTTTTGGAATATTATGGTCTGCGTGGGAGTCTTGGAAAGACGAGACTTCGATTCAAGTTTCTGAGAACGTGGATATTGCATTGCCTCGCATATTCGTCACCAGACTCGGGTTTTGCAATTAAAATGCAGCGAATGAGAGGAGTTGAAATAGGGAAAAATTGTCATCTTTCACCATATGTTCTAATAGATTTGTTATACCCGCAATTGATAAAAATTGAAAATAATGTTACAATTGGTAGTAACACGTTAATTTTTGCACATGTCAATCCAACTGCAAATCCATTTCTAAAAAAACTATATCCAAGAAAAGTTAAACCTGTAAATATCAAATCGGGGGCAGTATTATTTCCTGGTTGCATAATAACAGCTGGAGTTACAATTGGCGAAAATTCAATGATAGGTGCAGGTAGTGTGATTGCTGAAGATATTCCAGATCATTGTATAGTGATAGGAAATCCTGCACGAATAGTAAAAAAAATTGATCATTAG
- a CDS encoding polysaccharide deacetylase family protein, whose amino-acid sequence MNLLGIDFEDWFHPELIQRHITTKNNKPTVVDGIDKILDWLRKNDTYATFFMVGELLESKPDLLDKILGNDHEIAFHTMYHTRLDTPNYKERFAEEIKRFADLTKGRSCGFRAPSFSLNQFTSWVIDTLVENNYRYDSSVVPVKTRLYGLANADTKPYKISSDSLKHNDPDGKILEFPLLTTTILGKKIPAGGGFYLRMLPLKILRAAIKNCSSDGSPSTFYIHSWELTPEFMPKVQLPFVDSFITYHNLGKAFQKMDRIIKEFKFTSFERFLSQKT is encoded by the coding sequence TTGAATCTGCTCGGTATCGATTTTGAAGACTGGTTTCATCCCGAGTTAATTCAGCGTCACATAACAACCAAGAACAACAAGCCTACGGTGGTAGATGGTATTGATAAGATACTGGATTGGTTGAGAAAGAACGATACTTATGCTACTTTTTTTATGGTTGGAGAGTTACTAGAATCAAAACCTGATCTACTTGACAAGATACTTGGTAATGATCATGAAATTGCTTTTCATACAATGTATCATACACGACTTGATACACCAAACTACAAAGAAAGATTTGCAGAGGAAATCAAGAGATTTGCAGATTTAACTAAGGGAAGATCATGCGGATTTAGAGCGCCGAGTTTTTCATTGAATCAGTTTACGTCATGGGTAATAGATACTCTTGTTGAAAACAATTACCGTTATGATAGCAGTGTAGTTCCGGTAAAAACCAGACTGTATGGGCTTGCAAATGCAGACACAAAACCATATAAAATTTCAAGTGACAGTTTGAAGCACAATGATCCAGATGGAAAAATATTGGAATTTCCATTACTCACCACGACAATACTTGGCAAGAAAATTCCTGCTGGGGGCGGATTCTACCTGAGAATGCTTCCACTAAAAATTCTAAGAGCGGCCATAAAAAACTGTAGTTCAGACGGCAGCCCCTCAACATTTTACATTCATTCATGGGAGCTAACGCCTGAATTTATGCCCAAAGTACAACTACCATTTGTGGATAGTTTCATTACGTATCATAATCTGGGCAAGGCTTTTCAAAAAATGGACAGAATAATAAAGGAATTCAAATTTACATCGTTTGAGCGTTTTTTATCTCAAAAAACATAA
- a CDS encoding NAD-dependent epimerase/dehydratase family protein, producing MKIMITGGSGFIGSHLCEEFLKDNHEIIVLTRNASKIDNISHIISKITLEQVDVTDFTNLGNSIEKNKPDVIIHLAGETSHSKSFENPLYDTDVNTKSTLFILEKIKTLNLKCRFILGSTFIVIGRPTNLPVTEETPCNPTTIYGANRLASENYCTIYHNVYGTDALVFRITNSFGPREQHISNKNAINFLIYKAFKGEEITIFDKGDFFRDVIYVSDVVSAIKTIMQKGQAGNIYWISSGRKTWFYELGDWLKELTNSQVKYIESPQYTKKVDVGNFLVDNSKLKSLGWDVKTPVKEGIRKTLEYFTSHNR from the coding sequence ATGAAAATCATGATTACTGGCGGTTCTGGCTTTATTGGAAGCCACCTTTGTGAAGAATTCCTAAAAGATAATCATGAAATAATTGTTCTGACAAGAAACGCGTCCAAGATTGATAATATATCGCACATTATTAGCAAAATAACGCTGGAACAAGTAGATGTTACAGATTTTACCAATTTGGGTAACAGTATAGAAAAAAACAAACCTGATGTAATAATACATCTTGCAGGAGAAACATCGCACTCAAAATCATTTGAAAATCCACTCTATGATACGGATGTGAATACAAAATCTACCTTGTTTATACTTGAAAAAATCAAAACCCTAAATCTCAAATGCCGATTTATCCTTGGAAGTACATTCATCGTTATAGGCAGACCGACTAATCTTCCAGTGACAGAAGAAACACCGTGCAACCCGACCACAATATATGGAGCAAATAGGCTGGCAAGCGAAAACTACTGCACCATATACCACAATGTGTATGGAACAGACGCATTAGTTTTCCGTATAACTAATTCATTTGGACCACGTGAACAACACATATCAAACAAAAACGCGATCAATTTTTTGATATACAAAGCATTCAAGGGAGAAGAAATTACGATTTTTGACAAAGGGGATTTTTTCAGAGATGTTATTTATGTATCCGACGTTGTATCTGCAATAAAAACAATAATGCAAAAAGGACAAGCTGGAAACATATACTGGATTTCATCTGGCAGAAAGACTTGGTTTTATGAATTGGGAGACTGGCTCAAAGAACTCACAAATTCACAAGTAAAATACATAGAATCTCCTCAATATACAAAAAAAGTAGATGTTGGAAATTTTTTAGTTGATAATTCCAAACTCAAATCGTTAGGATGGGATGTAAAGACTCCAGTAAAAGAAGGAATAAGAAAAACTTTGGAGTATTTTACATCACACAACAGATGA
- a CDS encoding O-methyltransferase, with product MGFISNLEKAVRKNYGDIQNKLSFLPKSPTKILGKKQVMGIRRKGVLEQFKDPDILKILKFNNDNYEMLHSDKDGLMLGHYLEFLKQTDCMDGDILELGTYKGVTTILFAKFLDLIKSDKKIYTCDVFTGLPYEDKHSTAKNAVGSFSDTSYEFVNSQFDKFNVSQRITIVKGLFEDTLYKTLDKNKFSFVLLDCDIYDSTKFCLPFIDDRLNGIVAFDDYEQDPNKKPRWGMTQAVNEFYQKINLEPVPHLMK from the coding sequence ATGGGGTTTATTTCTAATTTAGAGAAAGCTGTAAGAAAGAACTATGGAGACATACAAAACAAATTATCTTTTTTGCCCAAATCTCCAACCAAAATTCTTGGTAAGAAACAGGTTATGGGTATTAGACGCAAGGGTGTCTTGGAACAATTTAAGGATCCAGATATTCTAAAAATCCTAAAATTCAACAATGATAATTATGAGATGTTACATAGTGACAAAGATGGCTTAATGTTGGGTCATTATCTGGAATTTCTCAAACAGACAGATTGCATGGACGGTGATATTTTGGAGCTTGGGACATACAAGGGCGTCACTACTATTTTGTTTGCCAAGTTTCTTGATCTGATCAAATCAGATAAGAAAATCTATACCTGTGATGTTTTTACGGGTTTGCCATACGAAGACAAACACTCAACAGCTAAAAATGCAGTTGGCAGTTTTAGTGACACTAGCTATGAGTTTGTAAATTCACAATTTGACAAATTTAATGTTTCTCAGAGAATTACTATAGTCAAAGGTTTGTTTGAAGACACTTTGTACAAAACACTGGATAAAAACAAATTTTCTTTTGTATTGCTGGACTGTGATATTTATGATTCGACAAAATTCTGTTTACCGTTTATCGATGATAGATTAAACGGGATTGTTGCCTTTGATGATTATGAACAGGATCCAAACAAAAAACCTAGATGGGGAATGACTCAGGCGGTGAATGAGTTTTACCAAAAAATCAATCTTGAGCCAGTACCGCATTTAATGAAATGA
- a CDS encoding FkbM family methyltransferase translates to MSASLLEKAKILIKAIMAIKNWHQYVALYLNLVKNEHVILKTRNGVKIMLRVNSTDLMAFTHVWLLHEYDKPDFEIKNNDVVIDIGAHIGLFALFSAQFCRNGKIYCFEPVKENFDLLKANLDLNNVKNVVAVNAAVSASTGTVTIYLNEDEAGHSMYVMGSKQIQVKSFSLQDVFDLNKLERCDFLKIDCEGEEYEIINSLPKPYFDKINKMCIEYHFVDTKPHLLQDMTKKLKSSSYTVTTRNILPSIGFLYAKKN, encoded by the coding sequence TTGAGTGCAAGTTTACTAGAAAAAGCAAAAATTTTGATCAAGGCCATCATGGCAATTAAAAATTGGCACCAATACGTTGCACTTTATCTCAATCTTGTAAAAAATGAACACGTGATATTGAAAACACGAAATGGTGTAAAAATAATGCTTAGAGTGAATTCTACTGACCTAATGGCCTTTACACATGTGTGGTTATTGCACGAATACGACAAACCGGACTTTGAAATAAAAAATAATGATGTGGTTATCGACATAGGAGCACATATTGGCTTGTTTGCCTTATTTTCAGCCCAATTCTGTAGAAATGGCAAGATCTACTGTTTTGAACCAGTAAAAGAAAACTTTGATCTGTTAAAGGCAAACTTGGATCTTAATAACGTCAAAAACGTCGTTGCAGTTAATGCGGCAGTTTCAGCAAGCACTGGAACTGTCACCATCTATTTGAACGAGGATGAGGCAGGACACAGCATGTATGTTATGGGATCAAAGCAGATACAAGTAAAATCATTTTCATTGCAGGATGTCTTTGATTTAAATAAATTAGAAAGGTGTGATTTTCTAAAGATAGATTGTGAAGGAGAGGAATATGAAATAATTAATTCTCTACCAAAACCATATTTTGATAAAATAAATAAAATGTGTATTGAATATCACTTTGTTGATACCAAGCCGCATTTACTACAAGATATGACTAAAAAACTAAAATCATCATCATATACTGTAACCACCAGAAACATTTTGCCGAGCATTGGTTTCCTGTATGCAAAGAAAAACTAA
- a CDS encoding class I SAM-dependent methyltransferase: MNKLTFLVNFLAYVITNPKAGRQILDAKYQSRQDSKHRVFNYAEKKTQLDDVIKVLFPQSQHAIEDFSKNTAEVQSHIGSFFDKLKNETYPSKKKPYPLEYTLDNKSGLFLYILCKIIRPEKIVETGVAYGLSSMYILQALFENKKGTLYSIDSVFTPWQSKEMIGSAIPSHLRKNWKLILGSSSEKLKETLSALGPLDIFFHDSLHTYKNMTFEFDTAWPFIIKNGFLISDDISGNNAFHDFYSKIDMEPFVLPQNEKSFLGILKKS; encoded by the coding sequence ATGAACAAACTGACATTTTTGGTCAATTTTTTGGCCTATGTAATAACAAACCCAAAAGCAGGCAGGCAAATACTGGATGCAAAATACCAATCTAGGCAGGATTCCAAACATCGGGTGTTCAACTATGCGGAAAAAAAAACACAACTAGATGACGTGATCAAAGTGCTTTTTCCGCAATCTCAACACGCAATTGAAGATTTTAGCAAAAACACCGCTGAGGTGCAAAGCCATATTGGCAGTTTTTTTGACAAATTAAAAAACGAGACGTATCCTTCAAAGAAAAAACCATATCCACTTGAATACACGCTTGACAATAAAAGCGGCCTTTTTCTCTACATCCTGTGTAAAATCATTAGGCCTGAAAAAATAGTAGAAACTGGGGTTGCATACGGCCTTAGTAGCATGTATATTTTGCAGGCATTGTTTGAGAACAAAAAAGGCACGTTATACTCAATAGACTCTGTTTTTACTCCCTGGCAGTCAAAAGAGATGATCGGTTCAGCAATCCCGTCGCATTTACGCAAAAACTGGAAACTCATACTCGGTTCGTCATCAGAAAAACTAAAGGAAACTCTGTCCGCTTTGGGTCCTTTAGACATATTTTTCCATGACAGCTTACACACATACAAAAACATGACATTTGAATTTGACACGGCGTGGCCTTTTATAATTAAAAATGGATTTCTGATATCTGATGACATTTCAGGCAATAACGCATTCCATGATTTTTATTCGAAGATTGATATGGAACCTTTTGTATTGCCGCAAAACGAAAAGTCGTTTTTAGGTATACTTAAAAAATCGTAA